Proteins from a single region of Amycolatopsis sp. CA-230715:
- a CDS encoding non-ribosomal peptide synthetase/type I polyketide synthase has protein sequence MTSTNDGTEIAIIGKACRFPGANDQRQYWQNLREGKESVTFFDSEALRAAGVADELIDDPAYVKAFGALDDIDLFDAGFFGFSARDATVLDPQQRVLLETAWQALEDAGQRRFGDDVTVGVFAGSSMSTYLLANLLPGRAMDTSPDGFELLIANDKDYLASRIAYKLDLDGPAVSVQTACSTSMVAVHLACQSLLSYDCDVALAGGATIRLPQHGYRYQEGMILSADGHCRPFDAKASGTIGGNGAGIVVLKRLDDALADGDRIDAVIKGSAVNNDGARKVGYTAPGSTGQAKVVAAALGAAGIDPGTIGAIEAHGTGTALGDPIEIAALTKVFGPYHAGGCPIGSVKSNIGHLDSAAGIAALIKAILQLQHREIAPSLNFEQENPDIGFDATPFFVNTELRPWQATGTPRRIGVSSFGFGGTNAHCVLEEAPAATRSTPGKPVQAIVLSARSAGALDAMTGRIGRELRESGEPLADTAFSLQTTRTALPHRRVVLCSSAEDAAEAIENRDPQRVLSRQAGDAPEVAWLFPGQGTQYPAMGRDLYRDEPVFRAGVDECAELLRPHLGLDLRDVLYAEDGGDRIERTELAQPALFTVEYALAKTLESWCGKPKAMLGHSVGEVVAACLAGVFTLPDALHMVAVRGKLMQQQPSGAMLTVALSEDDLREVLVPSVEIAAINAPGQCAVAGTHDAIDEFAELLRERGIDFGRLHTSHAFHTAMMDPAVAPLTEALSRIPLSAPAIPFLSNRSGDWITAAQATDPAYWAGQVRDPVRFHACLRKLAADPGTVLLEAGPGHTLGSLSRMDPDLRGHVLVNAMRAPAEEHSDTRFLLDAVGRLWLTGVEVDWAAMHEGEHRRLLSLPPYAFDRKRYWIGAPAGGETPTRSLDSAIVSTVEEETEDEQSGGSRPDLLTAYAAPETEAQQRIARIWQDLIGVGPIGIHDNFIELGGHSLLATKIVAGVRAEFAVDVPLRDLIAAPTVEAMAALVVEAGGAPSERERLPVAVPDPAARYEPFPLSEIQQAQWIGRSANFSVGNVAAHIYWEVEDDRIDLGRLGGSFNRILARHDMLRAIITSDGTQRILADAGPYEIDVLDLRTTPADRAAEELALVRERMSHEVRPGDEWPLFNIRAALLPGGLTRVFLGFDLMVSDMGSVRVMLRDWRTLYEDPSAELTPLRITFRDYLMAIGKLKESALYQRSLAYWRDRVRDLPPAPELPLATAPDTITEPRFVPCSRTLPVAQWESIKERAGKYGVTPSAVLLAAYALVLGTWSTSEKFTLNVTTNNRLPVHEDVGGLVGGFASFNLVPVDLAEHGTLGAIARAIQAQSWEDLDHRYVNGVDVLRELARARGGTSGSVMPIVYTSTLVDESETERSMVDWIGGLTYEVIQTPQVWLDAGVLEVSDGLYLSWPAVEGLFAAGVVEEMFAAYCGVLELLAGGDSGWESGVDSVLPGWQREVIESVNDTAAPIDVQLLHGPLVECALADPSARAVFADGEWTTFGELYVRACRTARTLRSLGVGPGQVVAVSMDKTAAQITAVVAVLLAGGVYVPIDPELPTARRHHMATHAGARLILTTEARETLDWPDNTRVALLDTAPVDLAEATRDATPEQVSQLDDLAYIIYTSGSTGLPKGVAITHRAASNTCLDINARFGVTSADRALALSSLSFDLSVWDVFGVLGAGGSLVLPATGRDPAHWHELITTHDITVWNSVPALMTMYTEHLPTGTPATSLRLVMLSGDWIPLALPDNLWATHPDIDLYSLGGATEAAIWSVYHPITALDPEWTSIPYGTPLANQQLHVLDTQLQPCPIHTTGDLYISGDGLATGYHNDPGKTHAAFLTHPTTGTRLYKTGDLARRHPDGTLEFLGRTDTQVKINGHRIELGEIETTLTTHPDIHTAIATTTGPPHHKQLHAYLYPHPHTTLTPEQLRTQTHHHLTQTLPTYMHPTTTTILTHLPLTPNGKINRNHLPHPTTTTPETTTADAPLSELAVRLAAIAAEVLGVEHIDARASFFEVGGDSITAVQIAARAGDQGVQLVLADLFEAETIADAAAIIEARATSLDGAGDAVELTPSQRALLDGAKPGGTANWVELPVDADFFVCPEWIEALLRRHPALRGRFERDGEDWVQRIGEAGTYVPEIDLRVLREDRQRGAMRQMVDEMREELDPREGGLVKFAVFDLHDTRYLVCLAHELVADGRSWGALLGELAGLTGATEAAPARVTLGAEETATILTAAEETYRMSAEEVVLAACLDLLGGTGSTVHFEHDRREQPTAVGALGGIAEIGPVEPGTELPEVKRRYRSAVEAPAVHSPDVLVRSLGSVPCPVPAWPHWEPAGRAAAELTWAIADGGLVVAWTGDAPATSTDFADAVRRVGQRCRGHEEIHVDTGDFPLADVDDEDLAAVFAEVSGEFH, from the coding sequence ATGACTTCCACGAACGACGGCACCGAGATCGCGATCATCGGGAAGGCCTGCCGGTTCCCCGGGGCGAACGACCAGCGGCAGTACTGGCAGAACCTGCGCGAGGGCAAGGAATCGGTGACCTTCTTCGATTCCGAAGCACTGCGCGCCGCGGGGGTAGCCGACGAGCTGATCGACGATCCGGCCTACGTCAAGGCTTTCGGCGCGCTCGACGACATCGACCTGTTCGACGCGGGCTTCTTCGGGTTCAGCGCCCGTGACGCCACGGTCCTCGACCCGCAGCAGCGCGTGCTCCTCGAAACCGCTTGGCAGGCACTGGAAGACGCCGGGCAGCGGCGCTTCGGCGACGACGTGACGGTCGGCGTCTTCGCGGGCAGCAGCATGTCGACCTACCTGCTGGCGAACCTGCTCCCCGGCCGCGCGATGGACACCTCGCCCGACGGGTTCGAGCTGCTGATCGCGAACGACAAGGACTACCTGGCGAGCCGGATCGCCTACAAGCTCGACCTCGACGGTCCCGCGGTCAGCGTGCAGACCGCGTGCTCGACCTCGATGGTCGCCGTGCACCTCGCCTGCCAGTCGCTGCTGTCCTACGACTGCGACGTCGCGCTCGCCGGTGGCGCGACGATCCGCCTGCCGCAGCACGGATACCGCTACCAGGAGGGCATGATCCTGTCCGCCGACGGGCACTGCCGCCCGTTCGACGCGAAGGCGAGCGGCACCATCGGCGGCAACGGCGCCGGGATCGTGGTGCTGAAGCGCTTGGACGACGCGCTCGCCGACGGCGACCGGATCGACGCGGTGATCAAGGGCTCCGCGGTCAACAACGACGGCGCCCGCAAGGTCGGCTACACCGCGCCGGGCAGCACCGGCCAGGCGAAGGTGGTCGCCGCCGCGCTCGGCGCCGCGGGGATCGACCCCGGCACGATCGGCGCGATCGAGGCGCACGGCACCGGCACGGCGCTCGGCGACCCGATCGAGATCGCCGCGCTCACCAAGGTCTTCGGCCCGTACCACGCCGGTGGCTGCCCGATCGGCTCGGTCAAGTCCAATATCGGCCACCTCGACAGCGCGGCCGGGATCGCGGCACTGATCAAGGCGATCCTCCAGTTGCAGCACCGGGAAATCGCGCCGAGCCTGAACTTCGAGCAGGAGAACCCGGACATCGGCTTCGACGCCACGCCGTTCTTCGTGAACACCGAACTGCGGCCGTGGCAGGCGACCGGGACACCGCGCCGGATCGGCGTCAGCTCGTTCGGTTTCGGCGGTACGAACGCCCATTGCGTGCTCGAGGAAGCGCCCGCCGCAACCCGGTCCACGCCGGGCAAACCGGTGCAGGCGATCGTGCTGTCCGCTCGGTCGGCCGGTGCGCTCGACGCGATGACCGGCCGGATCGGCCGGGAACTGCGGGAAAGCGGGGAACCGCTCGCCGACACCGCGTTCAGCCTGCAGACCACCCGTACCGCACTGCCCCACCGCAGGGTCGTGCTGTGCTCCAGTGCCGAGGACGCGGCCGAGGCGATCGAAAACCGGGATCCGCAGCGCGTGCTCAGCAGGCAGGCCGGTGACGCGCCGGAGGTCGCGTGGCTGTTCCCCGGGCAGGGGACCCAGTACCCCGCCATGGGCCGGGACCTCTACCGCGACGAACCCGTTTTCCGCGCCGGGGTCGACGAATGCGCGGAGCTGCTGCGCCCGCACCTCGGGCTGGACCTGCGCGACGTGCTTTACGCGGAGGACGGCGGCGATCGCATCGAACGGACGGAACTCGCCCAGCCAGCGCTGTTCACCGTCGAATACGCGCTGGCGAAGACGCTGGAGTCGTGGTGCGGGAAGCCGAAGGCGATGCTCGGGCACAGCGTCGGTGAGGTCGTCGCCGCCTGCCTCGCCGGTGTCTTCACATTGCCGGACGCGCTGCACATGGTGGCCGTTCGCGGAAAGCTCATGCAGCAGCAGCCGAGCGGCGCGATGCTGACCGTCGCGCTGTCCGAGGATGATTTGCGCGAGGTTCTGGTCCCGTCGGTGGAGATCGCCGCGATCAACGCGCCCGGCCAGTGCGCGGTCGCCGGGACGCACGACGCGATCGACGAGTTCGCGGAACTGCTGAGGGAGCGCGGGATCGACTTCGGCAGGCTGCACACCTCGCACGCCTTCCACACCGCGATGATGGACCCCGCCGTCGCACCGCTGACCGAAGCGCTGTCCCGGATCCCGCTGTCCGCACCGGCGATACCGTTCCTGTCCAACCGTTCCGGCGACTGGATCACCGCGGCGCAGGCGACCGACCCGGCGTACTGGGCCGGTCAGGTCCGCGACCCCGTGCGGTTCCACGCCTGCCTGCGGAAGCTGGCCGCCGATCCCGGCACGGTGCTGCTGGAGGCCGGGCCGGGGCACACGCTGGGCAGTCTGTCCAGAATGGACCCGGACCTGCGCGGGCACGTACTGGTCAACGCGATGCGCGCGCCCGCGGAGGAGCACTCCGACACCCGGTTCCTGCTCGACGCCGTCGGGCGGCTCTGGCTGACCGGGGTCGAAGTGGACTGGGCGGCGATGCACGAGGGCGAGCACCGCCGCCTGCTCAGCCTGCCGCCGTACGCGTTCGACCGCAAGCGGTACTGGATCGGCGCACCGGCCGGTGGCGAAACCCCCACCCGCTCGCTCGACTCCGCGATCGTGTCCACTGTGGAAGAAGAAACCGAGGACGAGCAGAGCGGCGGCTCTCGCCCGGATCTGCTCACCGCGTACGCGGCACCGGAAACCGAGGCGCAGCAACGGATCGCGCGGATCTGGCAGGACCTGATCGGGGTCGGCCCGATCGGTATCCACGACAACTTCATCGAACTGGGCGGCCACTCCCTGCTCGCCACGAAGATCGTCGCCGGGGTCCGCGCCGAGTTCGCCGTGGACGTTCCGCTGCGTGACCTGATCGCGGCACCCACGGTGGAAGCGATGGCCGCGCTGGTGGTCGAGGCGGGCGGCGCGCCGTCGGAGCGCGAACGGCTCCCGGTCGCGGTGCCCGATCCGGCCGCGCGGTACGAACCGTTCCCGTTGAGCGAAATCCAGCAGGCGCAGTGGATCGGCCGGTCCGCGAACTTCAGCGTCGGCAACGTCGCCGCCCACATCTACTGGGAGGTCGAAGACGACCGCATCGACCTCGGCAGGCTGGGCGGTTCCTTCAACCGGATCCTCGCCAGGCACGACATGCTCCGCGCGATCATCACCTCGGACGGCACCCAGCGCATCCTCGCCGACGCCGGTCCGTACGAGATCGACGTGCTCGACCTGCGCACCACCCCGGCGGACCGGGCGGCGGAGGAGCTGGCGCTGGTGCGCGAGCGGATGTCCCACGAGGTACGGCCCGGCGACGAGTGGCCGCTGTTCAACATCCGCGCCGCCCTGCTGCCGGGCGGGCTGACGAGGGTGTTCCTCGGGTTCGACCTGATGGTGTCCGACATGGGCAGCGTGCGGGTCATGCTGCGGGACTGGCGCACGCTCTACGAGGACCCGTCCGCCGAACTGACCCCGTTGCGGATCACCTTCCGCGACTACCTGATGGCGATCGGGAAGCTCAAGGAAAGCGCGCTGTACCAACGTTCTCTCGCCTACTGGCGGGACAGGGTGCGTGATCTGCCGCCCGCGCCGGAACTGCCGCTGGCGACCGCCCCGGACACCATCACCGAACCCCGGTTCGTGCCGTGCAGCCGCACCCTTCCGGTCGCGCAGTGGGAGAGCATCAAGGAACGCGCCGGCAAGTACGGCGTCACGCCGTCCGCGGTGCTGCTGGCCGCCTACGCGCTCGTACTGGGTACGTGGAGCACGTCGGAGAAGTTCACCCTGAACGTCACCACCAACAACCGGCTCCCGGTGCACGAGGACGTCGGCGGGCTGGTCGGCGGGTTCGCGTCGTTCAACCTGGTGCCGGTCGACCTCGCCGAGCACGGCACCCTCGGCGCCATCGCGCGGGCGATCCAGGCGCAGAGCTGGGAGGACCTCGACCACCGGTACGTCAACGGGGTCGACGTCCTGCGCGAACTCGCCCGCGCCCGCGGCGGGACGAGCGGGTCGGTGATGCCGATCGTCTACACCAGCACCCTGGTCGACGAAAGCGAAACCGAGCGCTCGATGGTCGACTGGATCGGCGGGCTGACCTACGAGGTCATCCAGACCCCGCAGGTCTGGCTGGACGCCGGGGTGCTGGAGGTGTCCGACGGGCTGTACCTGAGCTGGCCCGCCGTGGAGGGGTTGTTCGCGGCGGGTGTGGTGGAGGAGATGTTTGCCGCGTATTGCGGGGTGTTGGAGTTGTTGGCTGGTGGGGATTCGGGGTGGGAGTCCGGTGTGGACTCGGTGTTGCCGGGGTGGCAGCGGGAGGTGATCGAGTCGGTCAATGACACCGCGGCGCCGATCGATGTTCAGCTGTTGCATGGTCCGTTGGTGGAGTGTGCGTTGGCGGATCCCTCGGCGCGGGCGGTGTTCGCCGACGGGGAATGGACCACGTTCGGGGAACTGTATGTCCGCGCCTGCCGGACCGCCCGGACGTTGCGGTCGCTCGGTGTCGGACCGGGACAGGTGGTGGCGGTGTCGATGGACAAAACCGCCGCCCAGATCACCGCCGTGGTCGCGGTCCTGCTCGCCGGTGGCGTCTACGTCCCCATCGACCCCGAACTCCCCACCGCACGCCGTCACCACATGGCCACGCATGCCGGTGCCCGCCTGATCCTCACCACCGAAGCCCGGGAAACCCTGGACTGGCCCGACAACACCCGTGTGGCGCTGCTCGACACCGCACCCGTCGATCTCGCTGAGGCGACTCGGGATGCGACACCAGAGCAAGTGTCGCAGTTGGACGATCTTGCCTACATCATCTACACCTCCGGCTCCACCGGTCTGCCGAAGGGTGTGGCGATCACGCACCGGGCGGCGTCCAACACGTGTCTGGACATCAACGCCCGGTTCGGGGTCACGTCGGCGGATCGGGCGTTGGCGTTGTCCTCGTTGAGTTTCGACCTGTCGGTGTGGGATGTCTTCGGTGTCCTCGGCGCCGGAGGCAGTCTCGTGTTGCCCGCGACCGGGCGGGATCCCGCGCACTGGCACGAGCTGATCACCACTCACGACATCACGGTGTGGAATTCGGTTCCGGCGTTGATGACCATGTACACCGAACACCTCCCCACCGGAACACCCGCCACGTCGTTGCGGTTGGTGATGCTCTCCGGCGACTGGATCCCCCTCGCGCTACCGGACAACTTGTGGGCTACCCACCCCGACATCGACCTCTACAGCCTCGGGGGCGCCACCGAGGCCGCGATCTGGTCGGTCTACCACCCCATCACCGCACTGGATCCCGAATGGACCTCGATTCCGTACGGCACTCCGCTGGCCAACCAGCAACTCCACGTCCTCGACACCCAACTCCAGCCCTGCCCCATCCACACCACCGGCGACCTCTACATCTCCGGTGACGGCCTGGCCACCGGCTACCACAACGACCCCGGCAAAACCCACGCCGCCTTCCTCACCCACCCCACCACCGGCACCCGCCTCTACAAAACCGGCGACCTCGCCCGCCGCCACCCCGACGGCACCCTCGAATTCCTCGGCCGCACCGACACCCAAGTCAAAATCAACGGCCACCGCATCGAACTCGGCGAAATCGAAACCACCCTCACCACCCACCCCGACATCCACACCGCCATCGCCACCACCACCGGACCCCCACACCACAAACAACTCCACGCCTACCTCTACCCCCACCCCCACACCACCCTCACCCCCGAACAACTCCGCACCCAAACCCACCACCACCTCACCCAAACCCTCCCCACCTACATGCACCCCACAACCACCACCATCCTCACCCACCTCCCCCTCACCCCCAACGGCAAAATCAACCGCAACCACCTCCCCCACCCCACCACCACAACACCCGAAACGACCACGGCCGACGCACCGCTGTCCGAGCTGGCGGTCCGGCTCGCCGCCATCGCCGCGGAGGTACTCGGGGTCGAGCACATCGACGCCCGCGCCAGCTTCTTCGAAGTCGGCGGGGATTCGATCACCGCGGTGCAGATCGCGGCGCGCGCCGGTGACCAGGGCGTGCAGCTCGTGCTGGCGGACCTGTTCGAAGCGGAGACCATCGCCGACGCGGCCGCGATCATCGAAGCGCGCGCGACGAGTCTCGACGGCGCGGGAGACGCGGTGGAGCTGACGCCGTCGCAGCGCGCGCTGCTCGACGGCGCCAAGCCGGGCGGCACCGCGAACTGGGTGGAACTCCCGGTGGACGCGGACTTCTTTGTCTGTCCTGAGTGGATAGAGGCATTGCTACGCAGGCATCCCGCGCTGCGCGGGCGTTTCGAGCGGGACGGCGAGGACTGGGTCCAGCGGATCGGCGAGGCCGGGACCTACGTACCGGAGATCGACCTCCGCGTGCTGCGGGAGGACCGGCAGCGCGGCGCGATGCGGCAGATGGTCGACGAGATGCGCGAGGAGCTGGATCCCCGTGAGGGCGGCCTGGTCAAGTTCGCGGTGTTCGACCTCCACGACACCAGGTACCTGGTGTGCCTGGCGCACGAACTGGTCGCCGATGGCAGGAGCTGGGGCGCGCTGCTCGGCGAACTGGCCGGGCTGACCGGCGCCACCGAGGCCGCACCGGCGCGGGTGACGCTCGGCGCCGAGGAAACCGCGACGATCCTGACCGCCGCCGAAGAGACCTACCGGATGTCGGCCGAGGAGGTGGTTCTCGCCGCCTGCCTCGACCTGCTCGGCGGAACCGGCTCGACCGTCCACTTCGAACACGACCGGCGAGAGCAGCCGACGGCCGTCGGCGCGCTGGGCGGCATCGCCGAGATCGGGCCCGTCGAGCCGGGCACGGAGCTGCCCGAAGTCAAGCGCCGCTACCGGTCCGCGGTGGAGGCGCCCGCGGTGCACTCTCCCGACGTGCTGGTGCGCTCGCTCGGCTCGGTTCCGTGCCCCGTGCCCGCGTGGCCGCACTGGGAACCGGCCGGGCGCGCGGCCGCGGAGCTCACCTGGGCGATCGCCGACGGCGGCCTCGTCGTGGCGTGGACCGGAGACGCCCCGGCGACCTCCACCGATTTCGCGGACGCGGTGCGCCGGGTCGGGCAGCGGTGCCGCGGGCACGAGGAGATCCACGTCGACACCGGCGACTTCCCGCTCGCCGACGTGGACGACGAAGACCTGGCCGCCGTGTTCGCCGAAGTTTCCGGGGAGTTCCATTGA